The following coding sequences are from one Oncorhynchus clarkii lewisi isolate Uvic-CL-2024 chromosome 20, UVic_Ocla_1.0, whole genome shotgun sequence window:
- the LOC139377445 gene encoding chondroadherin-like encodes MPCVSFLLVGTCLLVLGPAVWGAPSQCPAQCHCHGDLQHVICDNVGLKKIPQVSEATRLLNLQRNNLGSLPTGSFASSKGLISLHMQHCQLHEIGGQAFKGLKKLIYLYLSNNEITSIKPGAFEDLTELTYLYLDGNRISDLPKGIFSPMINLFILQLNDNKLRDIKPGTFAGAKDLRWLHMSGNEMNSLQPGSLDDVENLAILHLDRNRLSTYPGLAMSKLRVVEELSLAKNPLRSIPDNAFQSFGRYMEKLNLDGMGLEKFFDAAFNGVTAIKSLHLDNNKLKSLPNSLEFTTITNLTLSNNPWSCTCMLAPLRKWMDSSRQRPDALCASPSSQRGKQIRDSSAFSSCKVKTKRAKKGTRH; translated from the exons ATGCCGTGTGTGAGCTTCCTGTTGGTGGGGACTTGCCTGCTGGTCCTCGGCCCGGCTGTTTGGGGCGCCCCCAGCCAGTGCCCGGCTCAGTGTCACTGCCATGGGGACCTGCAGCATGTCATCTGTGACAACGTGGGGCTGAAGAAGATCCCGCAGGTGTCCGAGGCCACCCGTCTGCTCAACCTGCAAAGGAACAACCTGGGCAGCCTGCCCACTGGCTCCTTCGCCAGCAGCAAGGGTCTCATCTCGTTGCACATGCAGCACTGCCAGCTCCATGAGATTGGCGGCCAGGCCTTCAAGGGACTCAAGAAGCTAATCTACCTCTACCTGTCCAACAACGAGATCACCAGCATCAAGCCAGGTGCCTTCGAGGACCTCACCGAGCTCACTTATCTCTACCTGGATGGCAACCGCATCAGCGACCTGCCCAAGGGAATCTTCTCACCCATGATCAACCTGTTCATCCTGCAGCTCAACGACAACAAGCTGCGTGACATCAAGCCAGGCACCTTCGCCGGAGCCAAAGACCTGCGCTGGTTGCACATGAGTGGCAATGAGATGAACTCGCTGCAGCCGGGCTCTCTGGACGACGTGGAGAACCTGGCCATCCTGCACCTGGACAGGAACAGGCTGTCCACCTATCCTGGCCTGGCCATGAGCAAGCTGAGAGTGGTGGAGGAACTGAGCCTGGCCAAGAACCCCCTGAGGAGCATCCCCGACAACGCCTTCCAGAGCTTCGGACGCTACATGGAAAAGCTGAACCTGGATGGCATGGGGCTGGAAAAG TTCTTTGACGCTGCGTTCAATGGAGTGACGGCCATCAAGTCTCTGCACCTGGACAACAACAAGCTCAAGTCCCTCCCCAACAGCCTGGAGTTCACCACTATCACCAACCTCACGCTCTCCAACAACCCCTGGAGCTGCACCTGCATGCTTGCCCCTCTGCGCAA ATGGATGGACTCTAGCCGCCAGCGCCCTGATGCGCTCTGTGCATCTCCATCCTCACAGAGAGGAAAGCAGATCAGAGACAGTTCTGCCTTCAGCAGCTGCAAAGTCAAGACAAAGAGAGCCAAGAAGGGCACGCGCCATTAA